The Candidatus Zixiibacteriota bacterium genome segment GCCGCCGCCGCACCCGGCTGAGCAGGTAACCATACCCCGCGGCATAGTGCGCACTGATCGCCTCCGGCCGCCACCGCTCGATCAGCCGCTCGACCTCACGCGCCGCCCAGGCATACGCGACCGTCCGAATGGGAAACCGCCGCCGCAGCCGGACCGAGGCGCCGCACCCCTCCTCCGGTTCTCCCGGCGCACCCGCGGCCTCCGGAGCAGCGGTCCGCTTCGGATCCTCTTCAGCGCCGCCCAGGGCGGGGTCAACGGGCGATCCTTCCAGCGACGCCACCAGCACCGCGCACCCCTGCCGGCGCAACTCGGCCGCGAATCGCTGCGTGTGAACCGACCGCGCATCGGCCAGCACGAGCACGCGCAGGTGCGCACCGGTCACAGCCACCGCCCGATTCCGCGCCGCAGCGTGAGCGTCGGGTAGATGTGTTCCCGTCCGCCCCAGCGCCGCTTGAAGAACTCGGTTCCGCCCGCCCCCTCCGGCGTCGCGCCGAGATCGAGCGTCCGCGCGCCCCGGTCGCGCGCCTCGGCGCAGGCACGGGCGATCAGGTACGCATTAGCCTTCAGCGGCGAGAACTTCCGGTCGTAGTACATCTGCCACCCGATGAGCATGTCGCCCTCGACGAAGTAGATGTGCGACGCCACCGGCCGGTTGTTGAAGCTCGCATAGTACCACGCCACGCGTTCATCCTGCTGCGCGGCGTGCGCGAGGGCCTGCCAGAAATCCGCACCGTAGCGGGCCTCCCCGCCGCGTCGGTGCGCTTTTCCCCGCAGCAGCGTCAGGAATCCCTCCCCGTGGGTCGCCCAGACCATCCGTCCGACCGCCAGCCCCTCCCGCTCGGCCTTGCGGATTTCGCCCCGGAGTTTCCGGTCGGGCGGTTCCCAGGCGGGATCGCCGATGTCGACCAGCAGCGCCGTTTGCAGGGCCACTGCAAACGGCCCCGTACCGGAGGTGAAACAGCCGAAGAAGTCGAACAGGTAGGTTTTGACATACCCCGCCTCGGCGATCGCTTCCAGGAGCACTTCTCCGGTCTTGCGCGGGTCGGACCCCTCGGCCGCGAACACTCGCCCATACAGCCCGTTGGGCATGGCCATGAATCGTTTTATCGGGGCGGGCCCGAACTCGATGCCGGGGAGAACCCCGGCGATCCCCTCCCCCGCCTGGGCGGCCCACACGGCGCGCCGCCCCCCGCGGACCGCCCACAGCGAGGCGAAGGCCGCCGATGCCAGAAAGGAATCGCCGGTCAGTGCCCTGACCGGCTCCTCCGGCATGTCGTCATCATGATAGCAGATCGCTTTCATTCCTTCCGCACCAACAGAATCTTGCCCCGGTGCGAGGCTCCCGTCTCATCGGTGATGACATACACGTAGGCGCCCGAGGCCACCGCGCGGCCGCGGTCGTTGCGGCCGTCCCAGGGTTCATTGACCGGAAATTCCGCCACCCGTTCCCCCGCCGCCGTGTAGATGCTCACGGTCGCCGGGCGGTCGAGGTTGAACCGCAGCCGGTCGGCGGCGGAGCGAATCACGAACGGATTGGGGATCGGCACCACCGAATCCCCGACTGTCTCGACAAAGTTCTCGATCGGCGTCCGCAGGACCGACACCCCGCCTGCCGTCGCAATGTAGAGGTCGCCGCTGCGCCGGTCCAGCGCCAGATCCCGGATCTCGTCGGACACGAGGTCGCTGGTGGCGGCGGTGAAAATGTCGGGCGCCCCCCCGGTGGCGTCGAGCCGCACGAGTCCGCCGCGCGTTCCCACCCAGGCGTTCCCCCGCCCGTCGAAAACGATCGCGGCCACGTCGGTCCCCACCCCGACCGGCAGCACGACATCGACCAGCCGCTCGATGCCCGAGTCCCAGCGCGAGATTCCCAGGTTGGTCCCGATCCAGGCCTCCCCGTTCGGCGCGTAGGCCACCGTCCGTATCGCGTTGGAGATGAGCCGGGAGTTGTCGTCGGTGAAATGCCGCACGGTGATCGCCGTCCCCCGGTAGGGCGCGCTGCCCAGCCGGCAGAGGTAGACCCCGCGGGCCATAGTCCCGACCGCCAGCTCGCCGTCGGCATACGCGAGCGCCGTGACATACTCGTTGGCCAGCCCTTCGGGCACGCCCAGCGCTCCCCAGGCCGCCTCGTCGTGCACGCGGTCGAGCGGCGCCCAGGCCACGACGTCCTTGTTGTAGGCCTGGAAGAGCGAGGCGAAAATATTGACGCCGTCGGTGGCCAGGCTCCGCACCACCGTGTATTCGAGCGGATCGCCCGCCACCACCCCGACCACGGTGGAGTTGCTGTCGGTGTACTGGGTGATGGAATCGCCGCGGATCCGGAACAGCCCGCCGCCCCACGATGCGGCCCAGATATCGCCCCGCCCGTCCGCCAGAAGATCCATGGTGCCGTCGCCACGGCGGTAGAAGATCCGGCGCATCCACCGGTCGCCGTCGTACTGCGCGAAAATCTTGTCGCCGAACCCGGCGGTGATGCGTCCCTCCGGTCCGAACAGAATCGTCCGGACGTCGTTGCCCGGCGCCCCGGTGTGGGGGTACTCCCGGTACTGCCCGGCGGCGCCCACGAACAGCCCGCTGTCGCGCATACCCACCCAGCGCAGCCCCTCCCAGCCGATCCCGGTGGTCGGCGGCAGGCTGAGTCCGGCGCGGGGCAGATCGGCCGCGCCGCCGGCCGTCACCACTGCCAGCCCGCCGCTGTGGTAGATGAACAGCGAGTCCCCTTCGGCCACCAGGTCTGTGACCGCCCGGCCGGCGGTGAGTGCGACCGGGACAAAGGACGTATCCGCCCCGTCCCGATTGAGCCGGAACGCGCCGGCAGAGGTCGCCGCATAGATCTCCCCGCCGAACGCCTCCACCGTCGCGATCGAGTCCCGCCCCAGTTCCGGGTACCGGGCCGCCGCAAACGTCGTCCAGGTCCCGGGCGTCTTCAGCAGCACCGGACTGGCCGCGGGCGCCGCCGCCAGGCCGGCCGAGGTGGCCAGCCAGAGGGTGTCGTTCACGAGCGCGACATCGACCACGGCCGGCGAGGGCGTGAGAGTACCGAACATCGGGTAGCTGTCTTCGATCTGCCCGCCATCGTCGCTCTTGGAGAACAGCACCAGCCCCCCGTGCACGCCGACCCACAGGCGGTCGCCGTCGTCGGCCAGCGCCTGCAGACGGATCGCCTGCCCGTCGCGGTCGACAAAGAGGAACTGCCGCGGCGCGGGCCGGTCAAACCGGATGAGGTGCCCGAGACCCGCCAGCCACACTGTCCCCGCGTCATCGACCAGCACATCCTCGAGATCGTTAGTCCCGAGACCATCGGCGTGCAGGTAGGCCCGGCCCGGGGAACTCGAGTCGGCGATCAGCAGCAGCCCTCCGGGCGTGGCGGCGTAGAGCGTGTCACCCACAACCGCGAACGCCCGCACGGTCTTGAACGACGTCAGCGTCGTCCAGGACTCCCCGGCCGCGGCCGCCCCGCCCGGCAGCGCCGCCGGGATCAGGACCGCGCCCGCGAGGAAAACCGCGAGAGTTTTTGCCGGCACCATAGTGCGATGAATATACAGATGATCCCCGCCGTAAGCAAGAATGACCCCCGCCCCGCGACATCGCCGATTCTCGTGAACACCGAGTAATTGTACAGGAGGCCGACTTTCCCCGCCAGCACCTGCACGGCGTAGAGATCGAGGCCCTCCCGGATCCGCCCGTAGTCGTCCACGATATACGTCAGCCCGCTGTTGGCCGCGCGCGCTCCCCAGGAGCGGTTCTCCACCGCGCGGGTGATAAACACCCGCGAGTGCATGTGCACTCCCACCGAGCGCTCGAACCAGGTGTCATTCGTGATTTCGACCAGGAAATTCGCCCCCCGGCGCACCATGGCGCGCACGTACTCGGGAAAGGCGACCTCGAAACAGATCAGCGCCGCGTACTGGATGTCGCCCACCGCGAAGAGCCTGAGCGAATCGCCCGGGTAGAAATCGGACCACCACTGCACTCCTCCCTCGTCGATGAACGTGAGGTACTTGCGCAGGAAATCCTTCTCCAGAAACCGCAGGTGGTCCTGGTAGGGTACGTGTTCGGAGAACGGCACGAGTTTGACTTTGTCGTACTGCGCAGTGAGGACGCCCTGGCCGTCAAACTGCACGGCCGAGTTGTAGTGCCGCATTTTTCCCCCCACCATGCGCGCCGCGAGCGTTCCCACCAGATGGGGGGTCCCCGACTCTGCGGCGATCCGCCCCACGGCCGCCTGGCACTCCGGGGCGTGCGTGATATAGCAGGGCGCCGCGGTCTCGGGCCAGACAAACAGCTTGACCGCGCTGTCGGCGACGCTCGCCGTCAGCCGCTCGTAGAGGGCGAAGTTCTCATCCACGGAGTCCGGCGACCACTTGACATCGAGCGGCACCGACCCCTGCAGGAGCGCCACCCCGAACGTCCCCGGCTTCGGATGGGGCGGCAGCACGACCCACCCGTAGGCCGTGACCAGACCCACGGTCGCCGCCGCGCCGAAGAGCGCCCCGACCCGGCGCTCGTAGGAGAGCGACGGCCGGAACACCTGCGCGAGGAGCACATTCACGGCCACGATCAAGAGCGACAGCCCGTGCACCCCGATCACCGACACGATCTGCAGAACCCAGAGATAGTGCGCCTGCGTGTACCCGAGGTCCGACCAGGGAAAGGCGAACTCCGACAGCGTCCGGAAATATTCCATCCCCACCCAAACCAGCGGCAGCGCGACATACCCGGCCGCCGCTTTCCAGCGGTGCAGCCGAACAAACAGGCACAGCACGACGGCGTAGTAGAGGGCGACGATGGCCACTGCCGTGATCATCCCCGGCGGCGTCACCAGCGCCACCCAGTACAGCGAGAAGAGATTGAACAGGAACCCGAACAGGTAGGCCGAGCGGAAGGCCGCTTTTCCTCCCAGTCGGGCGAAAATCATGATCGGCCGCACCAGCGCCACCCAGGCGAGAAACCCCCACGGCCCGGGGTAGAACGCCAGCGAGAGGACAAACGCCCACACCGTCAGTTCCAGCCGCCGCCGGCGAACGTTGACGTCGTCGGGCAGGATCACCCGCCATATGCGCGTGGCCAGTGCCATTGCCGATCTCCGGTTTGTTCGGACCGCCCGTTCACCGGTCGGGTCGCGGTGACCGGCGGCTTCCCTCCGCCGGCGGGCCGAAGTACGGGAGAAAGTACCCTGCCGGTCCTCCCGGCACAAGCCTTTAAGAGGAGTCGGCCGGTGCGAGCGCGCCCGATCGGACCGCGAAAGACCCCCGGCCGGCGATCGCCCGGCCGGGGGCTGCGGTATCCTGCGGCGTGAAACGAAACGGCTACTTCAGCAGGAGCATCTTCCTGGTCAATTGGGCCTCCCCGACTTCCAGGCGGTAGAAGTAGACACCTGAGGCGGCGCGCTCGCCGGACCAGGAGACCGAGTGCTGTCCCGCCTCCTGCCACTGGTCGATCAGGTGCGCCACGACCTGGCCGAGCATGTTGAAGACGGTGATCTTCACATGCCCCGGTTCCGGCAATTGGTACCCGATCACGGTCGCCGGGTTAAACGGGTTCGGGCTGTTCCACGCCCCCAGCTCGGTCACCGCCACCGGGCCGGACTCCGCGGGCGTGTCTTTCGGTTTGTACCGGAGGATCAGGCAGTCGCCGCCGGCCAGCGGCGTTCCGTCCTTCAGGAGACCGGTGATCTGGAGCATGACGCTGCCGCCGTCCACCAGCTCGCCGGGCGCAAAAGTCGCCACGAGCGCGGCGTGGTCGAACTTGAGCGTCAGATCCTTCCGTCCGTCCCCCTTCGCCCGCGTGCATTCGCAGTTCTGGTTGGGGTCGTCGCCCACCGGCGTCGACACATCCTCATACGTCCAGCGCAGCGGCGCCACCCCCCTTGCCCGCAGCGATGACGGATCAACGTCGAGAACATCGAAATCCGACGTGCCGAGGATCGCTGCCGGCACCACCGATTTCACCGCGATCGGGTTGGGGCATGAGGTCGGGTGGAGATCGAACGGCACCAGCCGGAACGTGAACGCGCAGGTGTCGGTGTTCGCGCACCCGTCATCCGCGATGCAGGTGACCGTGTGCTCGCCGATCGGGAAAGTCGTGCCAGATGGCGGGTCGCACGTCACGGTCGGCGCCGGGCTGCAGTTATCCGTAGCGCTCGCATCCCAGAACACCTCCGCTTCCGTCGGCGACGTGAAAACAAACCCCAGCGTGTCGTAACAATCCACTACCGGCGAGGTCGTGTCGATGATCGTAATCGTCTGGCTGCACCCGGCCGCGTTGCCCGAGAAATCCTCGGCCTTGTATCCGAGCACCAGCCGGTACTCCTGCGGGCAGCCCCCGGGCACGGAATCGCGCGACGCCAGGGTGATGGCCGGATCCGAATCGCAATTGTCGGTCGCTGTCGGCCACCCGAAGTCGCCGATATCGTCGCACTCGAACGTCCGGTCGGAGGGGCAGGTGATAATCGGCGGCGTCACATCCACCACCGTCACCGTCGCCTCACAGGTCGCCACGCCGCCCTGGGGGTCAGTGACCCGGAGCGTGACCAGGGTTGCCCCCAGCGGGTACGGAGCGGCCGGAATCTGTTCGAGCGTGACCGCGTACCCCTCGGGGTCGTAGGAGCCGTTGTCGATCGACGCCGCCGCCGCCTGGCAATTGTCGTCGGCGTCGACCGTGACGTCCGCGCACTGCGCCACCGGCGGCAGGTTGTCGGGCTGGATGCCCCTGATCATGTACTCCTCATCCCACGGGCAGATCTCGCCCGCGATCCAGTAGCAGTAGAAATTGTCGACCGCGTACCAGGTATTGGCGCCCCCGCCCCAGCCGTAGTTCATGTGCACCTGGTCGGAGGGCGTATCGCGGTAGCCGTCACAGACAATCGAATGGCTGTTGATCCGGTACTGCACGGGGCGGCCCGCATCCACCTCCGCGGCCAGCAGCTGGAACCACTCGTCCGCAGTGTGATCGGTTCGGTTCTCCTTGTCGATGGTGGCCGCACTGTAGCGAAAGTACATGGGGAAGGCGGTCAGGACAGTGTCGGTGCTGGTGCCGGACCCGCAGACGCCGAAATCCATCCCCGCCGCGACCGCCGCCTCATAGCAGAGCTCGGCGGCGGCGTCTCTCTGGGCCTGGCTCTCCCCCCCCGTGTAGCTGTCGCGCATGTTCCCCCAGTCGTACGCATCGGAGAAATTGGCCGACAGCGTCTGGGCCGGCGTGCTGCCCGCCGGCTGCCCGCACGTCTGATCGCCATCCCAGGTATAGCTGTACGAACCCGTGCCCGAGGGCGGCCAGTTCCAGAAGTACATGATCTGGGCCGCAGCCGTCGCCACGCAACCGACGACGGCGGTGTCCGACGACGGGGGCGAGGGGTCCTCACCCGGGTCGGCGCAGTCCAGGCAGGCGGCATCCCCGACCGGGCACATGCTGTTGTACGGTCCGGTCTGGTGCCAGGTCGAGGCCAGCAGCGGACCGACCGTCACCTGCCGCCCGGCCCGCCCCGAGTACAGTTCGGCGGTCAGACTCGCCTCGCTCTGCAGAAACATCTCCCACTCCCGTCCGTGACTGCGGTCCAAGAAGACGTCGCCGGTGGCCGGCTGGGCCGCATCGGCGCTCCCGTACACTTTGATATACTCCGCGATGCGCTGGTACAGCACCTCGCGCAGCAGTCCCCCCATCCCCTGCCGATTCTTCACGTTGAGTACGTCGGTCTCGGAGTACGCCTTGATCGGCGGCAGCTCTTTCAGAACAGGGACCACGATATACCCGGATGGAGCGACGCGGAAATGGTAGCCTACCACCATACCCTGGAATGTGATTTCTTCGCTCCCCAGTAGTTGCGGCGCTTTTTCGCCCGCCCAGTTGCCCTGCTGGTACACCATGTAGGTGAGCCAGTTCTGGCTGACCCGGGCCGCTTCCTCCGGTGTCGCCACCGTGGCCGGCACCGAGGACGCCAGCAGTGCGGCGCCGATGGCCGCCGCCAGCAGCAACCCGGCCGCGCGGATGGTCGCATACGACCTGGATTCCGACATCATAGCACCTCCCTTTGTCCCCCGACGGCTTTGCCTCGGGAA includes the following:
- a CDS encoding GNAT family N-acetyltransferase, encoding MKAICYHDDDMPEEPVRALTGDSFLASAAFASLWAVRGGRRAVWAAQAGEGIAGVLPGIEFGPAPIKRFMAMPNGLYGRVFAAEGSDPRKTGEVLLEAIAEAGYVKTYLFDFFGCFTSGTGPFAVALQTALLVDIGDPAWEPPDRKLRGEIRKAEREGLAVGRMVWATHGEGFLTLLRGKAHRRGGEARYGADFWQALAHAAQQDERVAWYYASFNNRPVASHIYFVEGDMLIGWQMYYDRKFSPLKANAYLIARACAEARDRGARTLDLGATPEGAGGTEFFKRRWGGREHIYPTLTLRRGIGRWL
- the lnt gene encoding apolipoprotein N-acyltransferase; this encodes MALATRIWRVILPDDVNVRRRRLELTVWAFVLSLAFYPGPWGFLAWVALVRPIMIFARLGGKAAFRSAYLFGFLFNLFSLYWVALVTPPGMITAVAIVALYYAVVLCLFVRLHRWKAAAGYVALPLVWVGMEYFRTLSEFAFPWSDLGYTQAHYLWVLQIVSVIGVHGLSLLIVAVNVLLAQVFRPSLSYERRVGALFGAAATVGLVTAYGWVVLPPHPKPGTFGVALLQGSVPLDVKWSPDSVDENFALYERLTASVADSAVKLFVWPETAAPCYITHAPECQAAVGRIAAESGTPHLVGTLAARMVGGKMRHYNSAVQFDGQGVLTAQYDKVKLVPFSEHVPYQDHLRFLEKDFLRKYLTFIDEGGVQWWSDFYPGDSLRLFAVGDIQYAALICFEVAFPEYVRAMVRRGANFLVEITNDTWFERSVGVHMHSRVFITRAVENRSWGARAANSGLTYIVDDYGRIREGLDLYAVQVLAGKVGLLYNYSVFTRIGDVAGRGSFLLTAGIICIFIALWCRQKLSRFSSRARS
- a CDS encoding C10 family peptidase, yielding MSESRSYATIRAAGLLLAAAIGAALLASSVPATVATPEEAARVSQNWLTYMVYQQGNWAGEKAPQLLGSEEITFQGMVVGYHFRVAPSGYIVVPVLKELPPIKAYSETDVLNVKNRQGMGGLLREVLYQRIAEYIKVYGSADAAQPATGDVFLDRSHGREWEMFLQSEASLTAELYSGRAGRQVTVGPLLASTWHQTGPYNSMCPVGDAACLDCADPGEDPSPPSSDTAVVGCVATAAAQIMYFWNWPPSGTGSYSYTWDGDQTCGQPAGSTPAQTLSANFSDAYDWGNMRDSYTGGESQAQRDAAAELCYEAAVAAGMDFGVCGSGTSTDTVLTAFPMYFRYSAATIDKENRTDHTADEWFQLLAAEVDAGRPVQYRINSHSIVCDGYRDTPSDQVHMNYGWGGGANTWYAVDNFYCYWIAGEICPWDEEYMIRGIQPDNLPPVAQCADVTVDADDNCQAAAASIDNGSYDPEGYAVTLEQIPAAPYPLGATLVTLRVTDPQGGVATCEATVTVVDVTPPIITCPSDRTFECDDIGDFGWPTATDNCDSDPAITLASRDSVPGGCPQEYRLVLGYKAEDFSGNAAGCSQTITIIDTTSPVVDCYDTLGFVFTSPTEAEVFWDASATDNCSPAPTVTCDPPSGTTFPIGEHTVTCIADDGCANTDTCAFTFRLVPFDLHPTSCPNPIAVKSVVPAAILGTSDFDVLDVDPSSLRARGVAPLRWTYEDVSTPVGDDPNQNCECTRAKGDGRKDLTLKFDHAALVATFAPGELVDGGSVMLQITGLLKDGTPLAGGDCLILRYKPKDTPAESGPVAVTELGAWNSPNPFNPATVIGYQLPEPGHVKITVFNMLGQVVAHLIDQWQEAGQHSVSWSGERAASGVYFYRLEVGEAQLTRKMLLLK